A segment of the Populus nigra chromosome 12, ddPopNigr1.1, whole genome shotgun sequence genome:
aatatgttgagatAAAATTAGATAGATCAAGATAGGCATCGGTGTTGGGCTTGAATTTCCaaattgttgtaatttttttttgtatgaatattataagaaaggtataattgaaaatttgtCTAATGTATGAGGATGTTTCAATAGGTTTCATTGCCATGGTATAATAGGTATAAAAGAGTAGTAGCAATTCAACATTATACTAAAATCAACTTTTGTGGTTAtccaatgaaataaaatataaacttgaCTTGCATTGAATTACTTATATACTAAAACACGTGGGATTTTCATTATACACGAGTTACTctacaaaattttgttttttttaagtttggtcctcaaactttgtTTTTGACAATCAAGTCCTATTTAAGGAGCAACTGATTTCAAATTTCTATGAAATGGTGAGATTAGAAAAAAggggaccaaaatgaaaaatatggcAAACATAGGTGACATACCATAAGTTTTGAAAACATTCACTTTGGTCCTCTAACTTAAACAATCATGCAAATTATACAATTGCAGTTCCTTGAAATTGTTCCAATTCTATTTTggtataaatgttttttttttatccctggTTGAGAGAGGAGAGGGCGAAGGGTCGCCAGATTCCAGCGGTAGAGAGAGAAACTTGTCGTTTACACCGATTTAAGCCACCAAAATAAGAGCTTTTTGTGTCCAATTGTCCCATTTGATGCGAGGAGttcatattatatgtttttgtacCTTAAAAgttcattaaaaaatagatttgagctCCGATCGATTTTTTATTTCGGGTTGAGTTTGGATTTTTGGGCGGTGTCTTGGGTATTTGAGGTCATGAATggttttttcatggtttctagggtgttttataaatattttgggtaaaaaaGGGTTGCAAAACAAGTTTTTAGGTTAAAAGAGTATAGACCTCGATTTTCCTCCCACCATGATAGGCAAAATAGGTTGCACGTCATCTACCTCAGCAGGTGACACGCCGTATGCCTCAGCAGGGGACGCGTCGTCTATTGTTGACATACCTTAGATCTGACATGACCGTCAGACTCAAGCACTTTAAGTCTGAcagaaaatataactttaagaatgcaattaaaaagaaataaagtgacGTGACcggttaaaaaactaaaaaccaaaaaaatggacaaaacctcatttcatttattttgtgttgagggcctcttttaaataataaaatacaactttgattttattttgctatgcatttaattttttagaggtttttgtagtttatttattattttgtttttatcttttatatagataatccaagttttttaaaataaaaaatatttattttcagatgatatttttaatatgtgtagccttacatgttatttttttttaattttattcaatcaatttaatgttctATTTTTCAAGGTTAAATATCTTGATCcacatttatcttttaatttttcaagtattGTTTTTAGGTATCattgatgatttatttatttattgataagcACACATAACTCttagtttatttgattacatgtataCATATactttttgatttgttatatttttttaactacaaaattatgttgaaaaaatctacatatataatcttttatgaaaaataaaaaacttaacatGCGGTAGAGCGCGGGTCACATAgcttgttaattaattatttttttgttcaaatctttttaatatccacatgtataaaaaaagagaaaggtaAAAACTTTTCCATGGCCAATGACTAACAATTATTATggtacaaaatattttttaaaagtatattttatttgaaaatatttgaaaataatatttgaaaatattttttatttttaatatcaacacataaaaactataaaaaaccattaaaaatattaatttaatgccttttcaatcaaaatatatttttaaaatatatttaaatataatttaaaaaacaaaaataaaccgtGCCAAGTGTATAACATTGTAGCATTacattaaatgttattttttcatatgataaaaagtacaccatttttaaatttatcactttttaaattcattattcTTATAcatacaataaaatattatatagtttttttttttgtgttttctaacAAAGTATTAAAGTCATTACATGAAAATTTGTaccttaaatattatatatttttataaaaaaattagaaatataattattcacaatataatgaaataaaaacttttttgtcCAGCATTACagcttttagataaaaaaacaatacataaattgatgtatatatttttacttgaaactatatatatatctatctcaagaaatatttaaaagatacGTTTAAACACATGTTAAGCATAACATACATGAAATAGTGCATGGCAAtcattaattagatattttcgGCATTTTATTTCGCCTCGTAAAGCGAAgttataaacataattttttacataatttatcTTATTATACACAAATAAGTTGTTATCTatcattttcaataataataagaagaagccATTAAATGccaaaatcatgtttttctatttttaaaaaatttgatgacttatatttgtattttatttttttaattaaaaatatgaaaaatagtaattgtttttggttttggtttttattttatgaaaataaaaatatagaatggAAATTGCTATTAATTATAACACCAAATAAAATGAGatggtattttcttttttatggaaCGAGATGGTATTTTTCTTTCCTATCATCCACTTTGATCATCAGCATTCTGACGTGGCGAAAATCAAGTGCACTAAATGCACACAACCGCACAACAAGGAACCTGAGGAACAGAAGTCCCAAAACCCTTACACACTAGTTTAAAAAATCCCCTTCTTTTCCTCTCCAATCTTCCCTCCACTTCGTTTTGGAGCCACCACCACACACCCGcaaagaaaaaaccctaaactcgcTCTCAATGGCGACCGATCCAACTCAGTTGCACCAACTCAGTCTCCTGCTCGGACCTGTTCCCACTCACTTCGAAACCCTAATAACTCACCTTATGTCCTCTTCTAACGAACAACGATCCACAGCGGAGTTCCTCTTCAATCTCTGCAAACAAACTCACCCCGACTCTCTCCTGCTCCGGCTCACTCAACTCCTCTCCTCCTCTTCCCTCCCCGAAATCCGCGCCATGTCCGCCGTCCTCCTCCGGAAACACCTCACCTCTGCCACCGAAGACTCCTTCCTCTACCCCCAACTGACTGAGTCAACTCGGTCCATCATAAAAaactctctcctctcctctctccaaCATGAAACCACAAAATCCATCACCAGAAAGATAAACGACACAATCTCCGAACTCGCCGCCTCGGTTCTTCCCGATGGGGGCTGGCAGGAGTTGTTGCCGTTCATGTTCCAGTGTGTTACCGCTCAAAACAATCACAATCTCCAAGAATCAGCGCTTTTAATCTTCGCCCGATTGGCTCAATACATCGGCGAAGCCCTAATTCCACACTTAGCTACACTTCACggagtgtttttaaattgtttgcatAATTCAACAAGCGGTGAAGTTAGAATCGCGGCTTTGAACGCGACAATCAATTTTATTCAGTGTTTAACAAACAATTCTGATCGTGATAAGTTTCAAGATTTGTTGCCGTTGATGATGAGGACTTTGACCGAGGCGTTGAATGGAAATCAAGAGGCAACAGCACAAGAAGCGCTCGAATTGTTGATTGAATTGGCGGGAGGGGAACCACGGTTTTTGAGAAAGCAAATAGTGGAGGTTGTAGGGTCCATGTTGCAAATTGCAGAGGCGGGGAGCTTAGAGGAGGGGACCAGACATTTAGCTATTGAATTTGTGATTACTTTGGCGGAAGCAAGAGATCGAGCTCCGGGGATGATGAGGAAGTTGCCGCAATTTGTGCATAGGCTGTTTATGGTTTTGATGGGGATGTTGTTGGATATTGATGATGATCCACAATGGCATGGTGCGGAGACTGAAGATGAAGATTCGGGAGAGACCAGTAATTATGGGTTTGGGCAAGAGTGTTTGGATAGGTTGGCTATTGCCCTTGGTGGTAATACAGTCGTTCCTGTTGCTTCAGAGGTTTTCCCAGCATTTTTTACTGCTCCGGAGTGGCAGAAGCCTCATGCTGCGCTTATTGCTCTAGCACAAATTGCTGAGGGTTGCTCAAAGGTATAAATGCTATGCATTGTGGTAAATGTGAATCGTCAATGAACGGTGTTtccatttctttaaatttttcattagTACAAATTCATTTACAGACTGCTAAAGGTTAAGCCACAATTAGAATGCCTGCCCCTTGACCTTGCTTAGATAGgcacaatttcttttattttaggtgCTTTCTTTCTGTGTAACCTTGATATTTTGAATATGCTTGAGAAATTTATAGGTTTTCCAAATGACCctgttcttttttccctttcatcTTTCAAGTGTGTTCTTACAAGATAGTCATTGTTGATGCAGGTGATGATAAAGAACCTGGACCACGTAGTCTCTATGGTTTTGAATTCATTCCAACATCCCCACCCCCGTGTGAGATGGGCTGCTATAAATGCAATTGGACAATTGTCAACAGACTTGGGCCCAGATTTGCAAATGAAGTATCACCAGCTAGTGCTGCCTGCTTTGGCTGGAGCCATGGATGATGTTCAAAATCCCCGAGTCCAGGTCCGAGCACCTGTTACATATCGTGACCTTGATAATTGTTGCCAATTTACTACTCTTCTGTAAAATTTTATACTAAGTAGTGTTATCCCCATCCCAACATCATGCATTTAATTTTCTATCTGCAGTTTGAGTTGCTATTTTGTAACGATGCATTTATATGTAACAAAGGACATTGATCAATGCCTAATGGCGCACATGCatagcattattttttaaatttcgatACTGTAATTGTGCACTCAGATTCTCAGAAGTGTGtattattgtcatttttttgtGCAGGCCCATGCCGCTTCTGCAGTGCTTAATTTCAGTGAGAATTGCATGCCAGATATCCTGACACCATACTTGGATGGGGTTGTTAGCAAACTGCTCGTACTCCTTCAGGTATATATGACTATTTCCCTCATTAACTTAACACCTGAACTTTTACAATTGTATGTCTTATCATCTAATGACAAAGGACAAATTGGATATATGGAATGTTGTCTATtaaagagtaatataaaactGTTTTGGTGCCTCATCCAACAACTtaaacttttgggttgagatagttctttaacatggtatgAGAGCCTTGTTGACGTCACAAGTTTGAATTTCATCACCcttattatttctaattaaaattttaatttcaggaCAAAGTAGTGTAGGCTTATGTAAATTTCAAACCTAAAGAGCTTTCAACTGAGGGGGTGTTAGACAAAGCCTCACCCAACAActtaagtttttgggttgagatggtttgtTTGACTACCcaaattttgaaatcactttcttGGGCTTGCTCATGATACTTGGTCAACTCATTCAGTTAAAATTGCCTTTAAGTCCATTTTTAATCTCAGTTATGATTGGTACTTTGATGCCGAGAGCTTATTAATTTTAAGCTGTTATTTTGTCATGTTTGATATTTAAGATAGAAATACAAAGTCCTTTTGCATTTTCTTGTTGGATTTATTTTCTCCTTCAGCAGAATggatttgccttttttttttcaataatatttttgtgcTAATTTTGTATGTGCCATGTTGTTTGATATGCAATCCAGAATGGGAAGCAGATGGTTAAAGAAGGAGCCCTGACAGCTTTAGCGTCTGTCGCTGATTCATCACAGGtacctcttttttaattttggtgtgTGTAGGGTGAGGAGGGTTTAAAAAGACAGGTATTTGATGTATCCAATAACCTCAGCTCTATTTTTATATGCTTCTAAGTTGACATGGTTAGAACACTTGGTTTGGGTTGTGTCTGAGGgattgatttactttttattctcCTGTTCTGTAGATGCACATGGTTCATTAGTCCATTGCTAAAAATAgagcttgttttgttttgacatGATATATATTCTAACAGGAGCACTTCCAGAAATACTATGATGCTGTAATGCCTTACTTAAAAGCTATATTGATCAATGCAAATGACAAGTCTAATCGCATGCTCCGTGCAAAATCTATGGAGTGCATTAGTCTGGTTGGGATGGCTGTGGGAAAGGATAAATTTAGAGACGATGCTAAGCAGGTAAACTATAACAGATGATGTGTTCTATACATAACTTTTTACTGTGGTGGCCAATGTTATTTAGcattttcttgattgaaatGTAGAGTTAGGAATACTTAAATTAGTTTCATCTGATTAAGCCTGATTTGTTCCTCACTTTTTTTCATTACCTTTGTTAAGCCAGTCTTCTTCTTGACTGAACATCACTGGATGTGCTTACGTGTTCTTCCTTGCTTCTAGATTAGTGCTTATggatttatatctatttttttctgctGATACTTCAGATTGTCGTTGCCATGAcaatttttcaagtttcatAGAACAACAACTGTCTGAGTGTTTGTTGTTTCTGAAAGGTTATGGATGTCCTGATGTCTCTGCAAGGATCTCAAATGGAGGCAGATGACCCTACAACAAGCTACATGTTACAAGTATGTTTTAACTGTTAGGAACTAGCTCAGAACCTCAGACAATGCTGAATGTATGATTATGTGATATATCTTGCTATCTGATTATTGTAAATCAAGGGGCAACTGATTATATATTTTACAGGCCTGGGCCAGACTTTGCAAGTGCCTTGGACAGGATTTTCTTCCTTACATGAGTGTTGTCATGCCTCCTTTGCTTCAGTCTGCCCAGCTTAAGCCTGAAGTTACCATTACATCTGCAGATTCAGATGCTGATATTGATGATGTCGACGATGGCAggtttgccttttgttttttatgatcttAAATAACAGAATTGAGGTTTTTAAGCAATTTCCTCG
Coding sequences within it:
- the LOC133669422 gene encoding uncharacterized protein LOC133669422 codes for the protein MATDPTQLHQLSLLLGPVPTHFETLITHLMSSSNEQRSTAEFLFNLCKQTHPDSLLLRLTQLLSSSSLPEIRAMSAVLLRKHLTSATEDSFLYPQLTESTRSIIKNSLLSSLQHETTKSITRKINDTISELAASVLPDGGWQELLPFMFQCVTAQNNHNLQESALLIFARLAQYIGEALIPHLATLHGVFLNCLHNSTSGEVRIAALNATINFIQCLTNNSDRDKFQDLLPLMMRTLTEALNGNQEATAQEALELLIELAGGEPRFLRKQIVEVVGSMLQIAEAGSLEEGTRHLAIEFVITLAEARDRAPGMMRKLPQFVHRLFMVLMGMLLDIDDDPQWHGAETEDEDSGETSNYGFGQECLDRLAIALGGNTVVPVASEVFPAFFTAPEWQKPHAALIALAQIAEGCSKVMIKNLDHVVSMVLNSFQHPHPRVRWAAINAIGQLSTDLGPDLQMKYHQLVLPALAGAMDDVQNPRVQAHAASAVLNFSENCMPDILTPYLDGVVSKLLVLLQNGKQMVKEGALTALASVADSSQEHFQKYYDAVMPYLKAILINANDKSNRMLRAKSMECISLVGMAVGKDKFRDDAKQVMDVLMSLQGSQMEADDPTTSYMLQAWARLCKCLGQDFLPYMSVVMPPLLQSAQLKPEVTITSADSDADIDDVDDGSIETITLGDKRIGIRTSVLEEKATACNMLCCYADELKEGFFPWIDQVAATLVPLLKFYFHEEVRKAAVSAMPELLGSAKLAVAKDQSQGHNESYIKQLSDYIVPALVEALHKEPEVEICVSMLDSLTECIQVSGPLLDESQVRSIVEEIKQVITASSVRKQERVERIKAEDFDAEEGELLEEENELEEELFDRVGDCMGTLIKTFKASFLPLFDELLPYITPMWGKDKTAEERRIAICIFDDVVEHFKEAALKYYGTYVPFLLEACNDENPDVRQAAVYGIGICAELGGSVFKPLVGEALSQLNAVISDPNAHHSDNTMAYDNAVSALGKICEFHRDSIDAARIVPAWLSCLPIKNDLIEAKVVHDQLCSMVERSDRELFGSNNQYLPKIVRVFAEVICAGKELATEQTGSRMINLLRQLQQMLPPATLASTWSSLEPQQQLALQSILSS